Proteins from a single region of Mytilus trossulus isolate FHL-02 chromosome 2, PNRI_Mtr1.1.1.hap1, whole genome shotgun sequence:
- the LOC134708320 gene encoding uncharacterized protein LOC134708320 isoform X1 produces the protein MTRTFELLAGWTLITVTSIAYIYYTVWIIVLPFVDKDQIFHQVFPDHKYALGIPLLMGVTGLAAIGLFVLLTYRGQRVKSN, from the exons ATGACAAGAACATTTGAATTATTGGCTGGTTGGACACTGATCACAGTGACCTCTATAGCTTACATCTATTACACAGTTTGGATTATTGTTCTg CCCTTCGTTGACAAAGATCAAATCTTCCATCAAGTCTTTCCAGACCATAAATATGCATTAG GTATTCCACTGCTGATGGGTGTCACAGGATTAGCTGCTATAG GTTTATTTGTATTACTGACTTACAGAGGACAGAGAGTTAAATCAAACTGA